ACCTAAATACTTTGCTCTCCCATATACAGTGTGTACAACTATATCCCCGACAGACAAATCGAATATATCCAGGCCGTTTCCCTGTTTTTGAGTTTTAACTACAGATTTTTTGCTGCCAAAAATATCTTCTTCACTTAGCACGTTTATTTTTTGCGCAGCTAATTCGAACCCCATCTTGATTTCACCGTCTGCCAAAATTGCCTTTCCGTTTGCGAGAGGCTCTTTAAGGGCATTTTTTAAGGTTTTTATTCTATTTTCTTTTGAACAAAAAAGATATGTGGTAAATCCGGCGTTTGCCCTGTTGATTAGATCCTCTTTTAATAAGTCCAGCCTGCCATCGTATCTAATCACATTTCTCGAGTTTAAATTTATTTCTGCCACACTTTGTATCAAACTGCTCTTTTTTATACTGCAAAAATCTATAAAATCTACATCTTTTATCAAAAGTTCATTGAGTGAAAAGAATAGTTCCTGCTGTCCGCTAAAATCCATGTTTACTTTTTTTAGCATGAAAAGCGAATCTACAAACTCTTCGTCTTTTATTTCTTTGACTTTAACCAATGATGAAAACGAATCGAATATAACTATCGGGTTATTAAGATAATCTATAAGGCTGGTCGGTGGGTATATTGCATAGATATAATTCCTCATGTCATCTATGCTGCGAGAATTCTCGATTAAATCTAAATACTCCTTGATTTTAGCCGACATTAGGGAATATTCACTGTTTTTGCCTACCCTTTTTAACTCGTCTAAAAAATACTTTTTAGCATTATTTATCGCCATTTCATCTAAAATAGCTTCTGTCATTGCTGTCAGATAAACAGAATCTAACTCCTCTTTGTTAGAGCGCTGTGTAGACATATCGAAGCTGTTTATCTTTTCTACATTATCCATAAAAAAGCTTATTCTATATGCTTTGTCCTGTTTAGGGCTAAAATCCAGTATATCGCCTCGGCGTGCTATCTGCCCGGCAGTCTCTACATTCGATATCCTCTCATATCCTAAAGATATAGCCGAGTTTATGATATCGTCTATATTAAAGGTAGCGCCTGAGCTTATCTTTATCGTAGCGCCATAAAGCGTGCTTTTGGGTATAAGTTTTTCGGTAAAAGCAGATAACCCCGCAGTAACAATTTGTGCGGAATCTACGCTTAAAAGAGCTTGTATCCTCTTTTGCGTACTTTCCTGGCTTTTTATTACCCCCGGGCGAAGCTGTAAATCGCGCTCCGGAAAAAATATGGAGTTTTCTATCCTGTTTTTCATGGTAAGCGCAAGATAATCGTTTTGAGTTATATATAAAATCTGCCTCCCTGTGCTTTCAGAAAGCCCTTTTAATAAAAACGGGCGTAGACCATCGCTAACGCTAAAAACCGAGCAAGGCGTTTGCCCTCCCCGTATCATATCGTTTAGACAGCTTATATTTTTGTCTTTAAAAAGCTGCTCATATATTTGATTATGCAACTTATAACCTGCCATTCACCATCTAATTAAAAAGCTGCTGTGCTCTGTCTACCCCCTCAGTTATTATAGAAATGACTGCATCTGACGCATTTTCGTATCCGCTTAAAACATCATTTCTTTCTTTTTCATCAAATCTTCCAAGGACGTGTTCTATCATATCTCCGTTAGGTTTTCCAATGCCAACGCGCACTCGCGCAAAATCTTCACTGTCCAAATAATCTACAATAGACCTAAGCCCGTTATGCGTACCTGCGCTTCCGCGCTGCCTTATCCTGATTTTCCCAACCGACAAATCTACATCGTCACTTATTACTATTATCTTATTTAAAGGTACTTTATATGCCTTAACAACTTCCAAAACACATTCTCCGCTTGAATTCATAAATGTCTGCGGCTTTATTAAAGCTATATTCTTGCCGTTTATTTCGCACGAAAAAAGTTCGCCTTTTAACTTAAAAAGCGAGGCGGATGGATATTTTTTCAATATAATATCTATTATGTCAAATCCTGCATTATGTCTTGTATGCCTATATTTTGATCCTATATTGCCAAGACCGAAAATATAATATTGCGCATTTTTTAGATTGCTCTTTAAATCTGAGGCAGGTCTTTTATGTAATTTAGAAAATCCAAATACCCTCCTGAAGGACATTCTGCTACCTCCTCTTTATTGCCTACTAAGTGCTCTGTTATTATAAACACATCCATTCCAAGTTTAGCCGCACACATATCCTCTTTTGTACTGTTGCCTATCATGATACATTCTTTCGGCAAAAGGTTATTTTTATCCAAAATCTCAGAATAATAATCTAAATCCGGCTTTGAAAAATGTGTATTATCTATATACGAAATATAATCGAATTCTTCCGGTGAAAAACCAGCCCAGTTAATGCGTTTTATCGTTACGTTTTTTGGGAAAACTGGGTTAGTCGCTAAAATAAGCTTGTAGTTTTTAGATTTAGCTATGTCTACAGCTTCCCTGCATATATCCTCTTTTCGCGTTACTTGTTTGACTTCGTCGTAATAACGTTCGTAAAAGGAATCAAAAACCGGCTCAAAGATATCTCTTTTTACTTGGGCCAGCTCTTCTAGCTTATCATTGAAAGCCTGTTCATTGGTTTTATCTGGGTGCCTCTCTTTAAACATATGCCAAACGGCATCGTTAAAGGTCTTTATGTCTATCCCCGCCTCTTCCAAAACCATACTCTTTTTAATTAGCTCATAATATTTTTTAATAAAAATATCCATGTCAAGAGGCAAAAGTGTACCATCCAGATCAAAAAGTATTGCCTTCTTCATCAATATCCCCTTTTATTTTTCCTTCTTAACTATACCGTCCCAATCCTGTTTTATCGTTTGGCGGGAGCGTGCTATGCAAAGGCTGTTTTCCGGCACATCACTGGTCACGGTGCTGCCAGCAGCTATATAAGAACCGTCCCCGATTGAAACCGGCGCTATTAAATTGACATTACATCCTATAAAGCAGTTTTTGCCTACATGTGTCCTGCATTTTTTAGACCCGTCATAATTGACAAATACAACGCCACATCCCACATTGGTTTTTTCTCCGATTTCTCCGTCTCCTACATAAGTTAAATGAGAAACCTTGGCTCCGTCTGCAATATATGCATTCTTAACCTCTACAAAATCGCCCACGCGGCAGTTATTCCCGATATTAGATTCCGGCCTTAAATATGCGAAAGGACCGACTATCGTGTTATCCCCAACCAAGCTTTCAAGTATAACTGAATTTTGTATCTTAGTATTAGAACCTATTTTAGAATCTGCTATCCGGCTACCCGGGTAAAGTATCGTTCCCTCACCTATGACTGTGTTGCCTTCCAAAGTCACATTTGGATATATTATACTGTCAGTACCTATTTTAACATCTGCATCTATATACGTATTTTTAGGGTCAATTATAGTTACCCCGTTAAGCATGAGTTTTTCTAAAACACGCATCCTTAAAACTTCACTTACTTGGGCAAGCTGTACACGCGTATTAACACCCATGCATTCTGCAGTATCTTTTACTTGCATACTCGCAACTTTTTTGCCCTGCTTATAAAGCAACTCTACTATGTCTGTCAGATAATATTCGCCCTGAGCATTTACCGGCCTTATCTGTTTTAAACATTGCGATAAAAGTTCTTCTTTTACACAGTAAACAGAAGCGTTTATCTCTTTTATGTTAAGCTGCTCTTCTGTTGCATCTTTATGTTCAACTATTTTTTCAACTAATCCGTTTTTGTCCTTAACTATTCTCCCATATCCCGTTGCATCTTCAAATGCTGCAGACAAAAGACACGCATCGTAATTTTCGTTTCTCGTCTTGTCTATTAGCTCTTTAATTGTTTTGGGTGTAATAAGAGGAGAATCTCCTGCTAAAATAAGTATGTAACCGCCTTTGCCTTCAAAAAGCGATGAAGCGCACATAACTGCATGGCCGGATCCTAGACGTTCGCTTTGATGTGCATACTTAATGTCATCTTTGAAATAAGCCTTGACTTCATCTACCCCTTTTCCGACAACGGCTATGATTTCACCGTTTACCGCTTCGAAAACCGCATCCTTTACCCATCCTAAAAGCGGCTTATTAAGTGCACTAAACATGACCTTTGGCTTTGATGATTTCATTCGTGTACCTTCTCCAGCCGCTAGTATGACTGTTATAATATCGCTATCGCTCACCTTTTTAATCGCTCCCTTTTTATAGTCTAATAGTAATTATATCATAAAACTATATTTAGAAAACCTTTTACATACAAAAAACGGGCATAGATATAGATAGCCCGTTTCCGCTTCCTCAAAAATAATTTTCTACTAATTTAGTTTTTACTCGTTTGTCTCTACATTGTCGTCAGACATGCTCTCATACTTTTCAAGTATAGCGGTGTGCAGTTGTTCACGTACTTCTGAATTAATAGGATGCGCTATATCCTTATATTCACCAGTAGGCGTCTTTCTGCTAGGCATTGCAATAAAATTGCCGTTTTGTCCTTCGATTACTTTGATGTCGTGTACTACAAACATGTCGTCGAAGGTAACCGAAACTATTGCTTTCATCTTTCCGGCTATGCCAACTTTCCTAATGCGAATATCTGTGATTTTCATTCGATTTACCTCCAAGATTGGATAACTGTTAGAAAGTCCATATTATTTAATAAAATTCTACATTTAATAGAATTATCCTTTTTTTTATATTAAAAAACTTAATATTATTAAAAATTTACATCTATTACTTTCCTAAAGTGCTATTTTCATGTATATTTGGCAAAAGTCGAATAATTTGGTTCTCCTCATCAACCTCATACAATGTAAAAAGAGACTCAAATCCTTTTACTTTCTTCTTTTCAGGGTACATAGTCGATATTACACAGCCTATGCCCTCAACGCTTACATCGAATTCATTCACCATATCACTGATGGCCCTTACTGTCCCTCCGCCGGCTATAAAGTCATCTATAATCAATGCCTTTTTCTTTGGCAGCATAGCCCTTTTAGCTATCGAGATAGTTTGCAATTTTCTCGTTGTTCCGCTTAAATAATTTATCGTAACTATAGAACCCTCTATTATCTTGCTTAACCTTCTGGCTATTACCACAGGCTTTTTCAATACTTGTGCGACGGAAAGCGCAACAGAGATCCCGTTTGTCTCTGCCGTTACAATATAATCTATATGTAAATGTCTAAAACGGGAAGCCAATATTTCACCAATAGGCTTTAGTGTATCTGTATTTAGCAATACATCTGTAATATAGATGAACCCGCCTGGAAGTATGCGGTTTTTATCGCAGAAGACCTTAGCAGTATTTTCCAAAAATTCTTTTTCAAAATCCATATTCATGAACGGCATATACTTAACGCCGCCATTTTTGCCCGGCTTGATTAACAATTCGCCTTGTCCGCCTTTTGAAAATGCGTTTTTAATTATTTGAAGGTCTTCGCTTAAAGTAGATTTAGCACAAGAAAATAATTGGCAAAATTCACTTAGAGAATAAACCCGTCCTGCATTTTTTATAAATTCTGTAGTCAAAAACACAATCCGTTCTTTTCTCGTTAACTTATCCATAAAAATCCCCTCATACTTTCTCCTAAATTATACAAAACTTTTGCCTTAAATAAAAGTTATAATTTATTTTACTTGATATTTGATATGCATTTGACATATAATGAATTGTTAAAATTTATTATTATGAGGTACTTTTTAATATATGTCAAACAACAAACTATTAAATCTGCCGACAAAACGCGTCCACTTCATAGGTATAGGCGGGTGCAGCATGTCTGGTTTGGCTCTTATTTTACATAATATGGGGTTTCATGTAACTGGATCCGACATAAGTGAATCATCTTATACCAAGCTTCTCTCAAATGCAGGTATAAATTTTAAAATAGGCCATTCTCCTGATAATGTTGATGGAGTTGACTTGGTTGTTTATACTGCTGCCGTTAAACCCGATAATTGTGAATATATGCGTGCCGAAGAAAAAAACATACCATTGATGAAAAGATCTACTCTTTTAGGCCATATAAGCGAGCTTTATAAGACTGTTATCGGTATATCCGGCTGCCATGGTAAAACCACTATAACGTCTATGCTGGCGATAATATTATCTTATTGCAATATAGATGCAACAGTCCATGTCGGCGGCCTTGTCAAGCAATTAAACGGGGGCATCAAAATAGGAAACTCGGATATCTTTTTAACCGAGGCCTGCGAGTATGTCCAGAGCTTCTTGAAATTAAAGCCATCCCATGTTTTGATAAACAATATAGACGATGACCACCTTGATTGTTATAGGGATATTGACCATATCTACCAGACATTCAAACAATTTGCCTTAAAAGTAGATGAAACTGGCATAGTGTTCGGCTGTGGCGATGAACCTATGGTAGTAAAGCTTTTAGGTGAGTTGACAGCACCGAATATAACATATGGATTAAAAGAATCTAACGATTATTACGCAAAAAATATCACTTTTGATAAAATGGGTAATGTAAGTTACGATCTGTTTATTAAAGGGGCTTTTTCTGGGAAAGTAATATTGAACATCCCCGGTACTTATAACGTAGTCAATTCACTTGCAGCTATATCGGTTGCACATGAATTGTTTAACTTAAGCATAGAACAAATAGCGGCTTCACTTTTGACCTACACCCTTACCAAACGCCGGTTTGAGGTGCTGGGCGTAAGAAACGGCGTCACCGTAATCCACGATTATGCACACCATCCTACAGAAATAAAAGTGTGTATAGATGCATGCCGGAATTATCCTAAAAAGAAACTGTTCGTCGTATTCCAGTGTCACTTGTTTTCACGCGCTAAGACATTAAAAGATAAATATGCAACCGCATTTGTCGGTGCCGACATAGTCCTAGTGCCAGATATCTGCGGTGCCCGTGAAAAGGACGACGGGACTATTCATGCAACGGATTTAGTTAAGGCAATATCTGAAAATACACCTGCGATATATCTAAAATGCTTTGACGAAATAAACGAATACATTAAAAAGCATGCTAAAAGCGGAGACGTAGTTCTGACGTTAGGGCCAGGTAATGTAAATAAATTGTCTTTAAAATTATTACAATAATTTAACTTAAATAAAAAAAGCGGTACATCCGCTTTTTTTATTTAAGTTAATTATTTTTCCCCTTTAGTACATATAGAATCCTTAATACGTACTGGAAGCGATGAAAACAAAGGGCTTACAGACTCACGGTTATGAACGCGCATAACTGTTTCTGCGAAAAGCGGCGCCACCGAAACTATAGAAATCTTCTTGCTCTTAAGTATCCACGGATTATCGACTGTATCCGTACCTATTACATGTTCTATAGGGCTTTCTTCTATCGCTTTAACACCTTTTTCCCGTAAAATCATATGTGAAAGGCATGCGATAATACGCTTTGCGCCAAGCTGTTTTAAACGTTTTGACAGGTCTATCAAAGTTCCGCCTGAAATTGAAAAATCATCGACTATGAGACAGTTCTTGCCTTTAACATCTCCGATGATATCTAAAATTTTTGCATTTTCGTCATGTGCGACCCTGGTTTTATCCCCTATTGCAACGGGTGTATTTAAATAGTCTGCAAATTTTCTTGCCGATTTAGCATACCCTGCATCCGGTGATACGACAACTAAATTATCCATGATATCCATGCTACGTACATACTCACAAAGTATTGGCATAGCATATAAGTGGTCTACTGGCTTTTTAAAAAATCCTTGAACTTGCACGCTGTGAAGATCCATGGTTATAACCCTGTCTGCTCCTGCGACCTCGATGCAGTCTGCACATATGCGTGCCCTGATAGAAACCCTCGGTTCGTCTTTTTTATCTCCTTTAGCATAACCGAAATATGGTATAATCGCAGTAACCGAATTACAACTTGCGCGCTTAAATGCGTCCATCCAGAACAATATTTCTACAAATTCATCATTTGGGTTCATACCGATTGGCTGTACTAAATATACGTCTTTATCTCTTACTGTTTCCTTGATTCTTATAAATATGTTTCCATCTGAAAATGTAATTACTTCCGAATCCCCGATTTTTGCCCCGATATATTTGCACATCTTTTGTGCAAAAGACAACCCCGAGGATCCGGCAAAAATCTTGATATCACCATCTTTTGATAACATATGTCGCGTCCCTTCTATAGGTGTTATTTTATAAAACTGATATGATAATTATTATCATATACATAATACCATTTAAGAGTATATATTACAACATTTGAAACTCTAATATTGCAAAAAGTATTATGATTTTTCAAAAAGCTCATCTAAGCTTTTAAGCAAATAATTGTCTTCTTTGTAAGTCGATCCAATGTCAAATCCCACCCGGTTAACTCCGTGAAAATCACTGCCGCATGTAACAAAAAGCCCGCTTTTTTTAGCCAGCGAAACATAAAACTCCGTCATTTGCTTATTATGAGAAGGATAATATGCTTCAATTGCAGTTATTCCCATTTCGGTTAAGTTTTTTACAAGCCTTCTTATTCCGCTTCCGAACAATAACGGATGTGCAAGGCATGCAAAACCGCCGGATGATTTTATCATATCTATAGCCTGTTTAGATGTTAGCCTCTGCCTTGGCACATAAGCTAAAGCCCCTACCTTTAAGTACTTATTAAAAGCATCATCAATACTATCCGCGTAGCCCTTGTCCTTAAGTACTTTTGCTATATGCAGCCTCCCAACAGACTTGCCCATAGAATACCCGTATATATCATCTAAACTGATATTAATACCTTTTAACTTAAGTTTATCAACTATTTTTTTAACACGCCCTTCGCGGGACTGCTGAAGATTTAATAAACTATTGTTTAACTCATCATTTTTAAAATCTATATTATAGCCTAATATATGTATCTCACGCGAAGTCTCAATACTTAGCTCGATTCCGGGGATAACTCTAATTCCGCACTTTTCCCCCTCGTCTTTGGCATCGGCTACCCCGCTTATACAATCGTGGTCTGTTATGGCAAGCGTTCCCACTCCCTTTTTATTAGCATAATTTACTACTTCCCTAGGTGCCATCGTTCCATCAGACATACTTGTATGAATATGTAAATCCCAAATCATAATGTTTTCCCTTAAGACTTTAAATAAAAATGCACCTCAATCGGTGCATTTTTATTGTTATAATTATATAGTTTCCCCGGAGAAAAGTGTTTCAAATTCTTCTCCGTATAATTTTTCTTTTTCCATTAAAATTATGGATATCTTATTTAACTTAGTAACGTTCTCTCTTAATATGCTTTTTGCCTTTTCAAAGCATTCCTCCAAGATACGTTTTACCTCGCTGTCTACAACTGATGCGGTTTTATCACTATAACCCTTGATATGGCCAAATTCTTTACCTAGGAATATCTCCTCGTTGTCCGCCAGATAAACTGGCCCTATTGAATCGCTCATTCCATATTTAATGACCATGTTTTTCGCAAGTTCTGTTGCACGCTGCAAGTCGTTTATCGCACCTGTCGAAATATCACTTAATAAAATACTTTCAGCAGCCCTGCCGCCAAGCATCATAACTATGTCGTCTAAAATCTTATTTTTAAGTACATGCGACTTCTCCTTTTCAGGAAGGGTCATAGTATATCCTGCGGCCATACCGCGTTGTATTATAGATATCTCATGGACAGGGTCTCCATGCGGAAGTACCTTTGCGCAAATGGCGTGCCCAACCTCATGGATGGCAGTTATCCTCTTATCTTCTTCCGTAACTACATGGCTCTTCTTTTCAAGGCCGGCAATAACTCTCGTTATTGCTTCTTCGATTTCACTCATGCCTATATCTTTTTTATTTCTGCGTGCAGTGAGTATTGCGGCCTCGTTTAGTACGTTTTCTAGATCCGCACCTGTAAAGCCAACAGTCCTCTTTGCTATAACTCCTAAATCAACTTCAGGGTTTAACGGTTTGCCGCGCGAATGGACTTTTAAAATATCCTCTCTGCCCTTTATATCCGGATAATTGACGATTATCTGCCTGTCAAATCTGCCCGGTCTCATCAATGCCGGGTCTAATGTATCTACCCTGTTTGTAGCAGCCATTATAATTATTCCGTCGTTGGCATTAAATCCATCCATCTCGACCAGCAACTGGTTCAAAGTCTGCTCTCTTTCATCGTTGCCTCCGCCCATGCCAGCTCCTCTGTGCCGCCCGACAGCATCGATTTCATCTATAAATACTATGCACGGCATGCTTTTCTTAGCGGTTTCAAACAAATCACGTACACGCGAAGCGCCAACACCGACAAAAAGTTCCACGAAGTCAGAGCCGCTTATGCTGAAGAAAGGAACATTTGCCTCTCCGGCAACAGCCTTGGCAAGCAGTGTTTTACCACTTCCAGGAGGTCCAATCAACAATACGCCTTTTGGTATCCTTGCACCGAGTTTAGTAAACTTATCAGGGCTCCTCAAAAAGTCTACTATTTCTCGCAGTTCCTCTTTTTCCTCGTCTGCACCTGCAACATCAGCAAATGTCTTTTTGCTCTTTTCGTTATCCGCTAGCCTTGCCCTGCTCTTGCCAAAAGCTATAGCCTTGTTGTTTCCTCCCTGGGTTTGCTTCAATAAGAAATACATAAATATTCCTGCAGCACCCAATATGATAAGGTATGGCAAAATACTCTCTAAAAGCCCCGGCCTTATAGTAGCTGTATATCTTATATTAAATCCATATTTTTCAGGATCTGTTTGTCCTGTTATGGCCTGTATATCATTTC
The sequence above is drawn from the Eubacteriales bacterium genome and encodes:
- the pth gene encoding aminoacyl-tRNA hydrolase — protein: MSFRRVFGFSKLHKRPASDLKSNLKNAQYYIFGLGNIGSKYRHTRHNAGFDIIDIILKKYPSASLFKLKGELFSCEINGKNIALIKPQTFMNSSGECVLEVVKAYKVPLNKIIVISDDVDLSVGKIRIRQRGSAGTHNGLRSIVDYLDSEDFARVRVGIGKPNGDMIEHVLGRFDEKERNDVLSGYENASDAVISIITEGVDRAQQLFN
- the glmU gene encoding bifunctional UDP-N-acetylglucosamine diphosphorylase/glucosamine-1-phosphate N-acetyltransferase GlmU; protein product: MSDSDIITVILAAGEGTRMKSSKPKVMFSALNKPLLGWVKDAVFEAVNGEIIAVVGKGVDEVKAYFKDDIKYAHQSERLGSGHAVMCASSLFEGKGGYILILAGDSPLITPKTIKELIDKTRNENYDACLLSAAFEDATGYGRIVKDKNGLVEKIVEHKDATEEQLNIKEINASVYCVKEELLSQCLKQIRPVNAQGEYYLTDIVELLYKQGKKVASMQVKDTAECMGVNTRVQLAQVSEVLRMRVLEKLMLNGVTIIDPKNTYIDADVKIGTDSIIYPNVTLEGNTVIGEGTILYPGSRIADSKIGSNTKIQNSVILESLVGDNTIVGPFAYLRPESNIGNNCRVGDFVEVKNAYIADGAKVSHLTYVGDGEIGEKTNVGCGVVFVNYDGSKKCRTHVGKNCFIGCNVNLIAPVSIGDGSYIAAGSTVTSDVPENSLCIARSRQTIKQDWDGIVKKEK
- the murC gene encoding UDP-N-acetylmuramate--L-alanine ligase, which produces MSNNKLLNLPTKRVHFIGIGGCSMSGLALILHNMGFHVTGSDISESSYTKLLSNAGINFKIGHSPDNVDGVDLVVYTAAVKPDNCEYMRAEEKNIPLMKRSTLLGHISELYKTVIGISGCHGKTTITSMLAIILSYCNIDATVHVGGLVKQLNGGIKIGNSDIFLTEACEYVQSFLKLKPSHVLINNIDDDHLDCYRDIDHIYQTFKQFALKVDETGIVFGCGDEPMVVKLLGELTAPNITYGLKESNDYYAKNITFDKMGNVSYDLFIKGAFSGKVILNIPGTYNVVNSLAAISVAHELFNLSIEQIAASLLTYTLTKRRFEVLGVRNGVTVIHDYAHHPTEIKVCIDACRNYPKKKLFVVFQCHLFSRAKTLKDKYATAFVGADIVLVPDICGAREKDDGTIHATDLVKAISENTPAIYLKCFDEINEYIKKHAKSGDVVLTLGPGNVNKLSLKLLQ
- a CDS encoding PHP domain-containing protein, giving the protein MIWDLHIHTSMSDGTMAPREVVNYANKKGVGTLAITDHDCISGVADAKDEGEKCGIRVIPGIELSIETSREIHILGYNIDFKNDELNNSLLNLQQSREGRVKKIVDKLKLKGINISLDDIYGYSMGKSVGRLHIAKVLKDKGYADSIDDAFNKYLKVGALAYVPRQRLTSKQAIDMIKSSGGFACLAHPLLFGSGIRRLVKNLTEMGITAIEAYYPSHNKQMTEFYVSLAKKSGLFVTCGSDFHGVNRVGFDIGSTYKEDNYLLKSLDELFEKS
- a CDS encoding ribose-phosphate diphosphokinase, with translation MLSKDGDIKIFAGSSGLSFAQKMCKYIGAKIGDSEVITFSDGNIFIRIKETVRDKDVYLVQPIGMNPNDEFVEILFWMDAFKRASCNSVTAIIPYFGYAKGDKKDEPRVSIRARICADCIEVAGADRVITMDLHSVQVQGFFKKPVDHLYAMPILCEYVRSMDIMDNLVVVSPDAGYAKSARKFADYLNTPVAIGDKTRVAHDENAKILDIIGDVKGKNCLIVDDFSISGGTLIDLSKRLKQLGAKRIIACLSHMILREKGVKAIEESPIEHVIGTDTVDNPWILKSKKISIVSVAPLFAETVMRVHNRESVSPLFSSLPVRIKDSICTKGEK
- a CDS encoding HAD family hydrolase is translated as MKKAILFDLDGTLLPLDMDIFIKKYYELIKKSMVLEEAGIDIKTFNDAVWHMFKERHPDKTNEQAFNDKLEELAQVKRDIFEPVFDSFYERYYDEVKQVTRKEDICREAVDIAKSKNYKLILATNPVFPKNVTIKRINWAGFSPEEFDYISYIDNTHFSKPDLDYYSEILDKNNLLPKECIMIGNSTKEDMCAAKLGMDVFIITEHLVGNKEEVAECPSGGYLDFLNYIKDLPQI
- the ftsH gene encoding ATP-dependent zinc metalloprotease FtsH, yielding MKKSIRGPLVYLIAIVCVILIISYLGIGGNAKDKKIEYSQFLEHVKEGNIKEIAIINDQVDLQIVGIYNDTEIEDKNFPSDYDFYAYISSEEVLRNDIQAITGQTDPEKYGFNIRYTATIRPGLLESILPYLIILGAAGIFMYFLLKQTQGGNNKAIAFGKSRARLADNEKSKKTFADVAGADEEKEELREIVDFLRSPDKFTKLGARIPKGVLLIGPPGSGKTLLAKAVAGEANVPFFSISGSDFVELFVGVGASRVRDLFETAKKSMPCIVFIDEIDAVGRHRGAGMGGGNDEREQTLNQLLVEMDGFNANDGIIIMAATNRVDTLDPALMRPGRFDRQIIVNYPDIKGREDILKVHSRGKPLNPEVDLGVIAKRTVGFTGADLENVLNEAAILTARRNKKDIGMSEIEEAITRVIAGLEKKSHVVTEEDKRITAIHEVGHAICAKVLPHGDPVHEISIIQRGMAAGYTMTLPEKEKSHVLKNKILDDIVMMLGGRAAESILLSDISTGAINDLQRATELAKNMVIKYGMSDSIGPVYLADNEEIFLGKEFGHIKGYSDKTASVVDSEVKRILEECFEKAKSILRENVTKLNKISIILMEKEKLYGEEFETLFSGETI
- the spoVG gene encoding septation regulator SpoVG; the protein is MKITDIRIRKVGIAGKMKAIVSVTFDDMFVVHDIKVIEGQNGNFIAMPSRKTPTGEYKDIAHPINSEVREQLHTAILEKYESMSDDNVETNE
- the purR gene encoding pur operon repressor gives rise to the protein MDKLTRKERIVFLTTEFIKNAGRVYSLSEFCQLFSCAKSTLSEDLQIIKNAFSKGGQGELLIKPGKNGGVKYMPFMNMDFEKEFLENTAKVFCDKNRILPGGFIYITDVLLNTDTLKPIGEILASRFRHLHIDYIVTAETNGISVALSVAQVLKKPVVIARRLSKIIEGSIVTINYLSGTTRKLQTISIAKRAMLPKKKALIIDDFIAGGGTVRAISDMVNEFDVSVEGIGCVISTMYPEKKKVKGFESLFTLYEVDEENQIIRLLPNIHENSTLGK